The following are encoded in a window of Thermomicrobiales bacterium genomic DNA:
- a CDS encoding branched-chain amino acid transaminase, with protein MAAGNPTYLWWNGEKVAWDDANVHVTALGWSTVGAIFEGIRAYWNAEQEELYVFRLDEHMQRFRNSMKLVHLAETHDMEELKAAILDLLRANETREDTYIRPLAYRGGGSRGFSAIGGDTEILINTHASASHLLSGNGKHACISSWRRISENVMPPRIKNLSNYRNGQLANQEAAQNGYDLAIILNENGKVAEGGGACIAFVRDGKLITPGVTQSILESITRDALIQLAANELGLQVEEREVDRTELYIADEVFMMGTAAEITPVLSVDRYQVGNGDVGPITRKLEELLDDCFRGKSGLRPEWRTAVGVAATAAVAD; from the coding sequence CGTCCACGTGACCGCACTCGGCTGGTCGACTGTTGGCGCGATCTTTGAAGGTATTCGCGCCTACTGGAACGCCGAGCAAGAAGAGCTCTATGTATTCCGTCTGGACGAGCACATGCAGCGCTTCCGCAACTCGATGAAGCTCGTGCATCTCGCGGAAACGCACGACATGGAGGAGCTCAAAGCGGCGATTCTCGATTTGCTGCGTGCCAACGAGACGCGCGAGGATACGTACATCCGGCCACTTGCGTATCGAGGCGGTGGCTCACGCGGCTTCAGCGCCATCGGTGGCGACACGGAGATCCTGATCAACACACATGCAAGCGCCTCGCACTTGCTTTCCGGCAACGGCAAGCACGCCTGCATCTCGTCGTGGCGACGCATCTCCGAGAACGTCATGCCGCCACGGATCAAGAATCTCTCCAACTATCGCAATGGCCAGCTCGCCAATCAGGAAGCGGCCCAGAACGGCTACGATCTCGCCATCATCCTGAACGAGAATGGCAAGGTGGCCGAGGGTGGCGGAGCCTGCATCGCCTTCGTGCGCGACGGCAAGCTGATTACTCCTGGTGTCACCCAGAGCATCCTGGAGAGCATCACCCGCGACGCGCTCATTCAGCTCGCCGCGAACGAGCTTGGCCTGCAAGTCGAGGAACGCGAAGTCGACCGCACTGAGCTCTACATCGCCGATGAGGTGTTCATGATGGGCACTGCGGCTGAGATCACGCCGGTTCTGTCTGTCGATCGGTACCAGGTCGGCAACGGTGATGTCGGGCCGATCACCCGCAAGCTCGAAGAGCTGCTGGACGATTGCTTCCGTGGCAAGTCCGGCCTGCGTCCGGAGTGGCGCACCGCCGTTGGTGTCGCCGCAACAGCCGCCGTCGCGGACTAA